The Clostridia bacterium genome includes the window ATGTTTTTCTGCCTTAGGTACAAAGCTTATATCTCCTGTATCCAGGTTGGATAAACCATTTTCCGTCCCTATTGCCACCTTTCCTTTTACAACAAAACTAAATTCGTCGTTTTCATGGAAAGTAGCTCCTTCTGCTGGAATCCTTGATCCGGGCTTAAGAGTAGCTTTGCCCATTTTTATCACTTTTCCGTTCGAACTATTTTCTACCGCGGTAACTATTATATAGCTGCCAAAATCTTCTGAAATAAAGTCCTTATTTCTTGTAAAATGCATTTTTATCTCTCCCTTCAATTTAATAGCAGTTTAGTATGATTTATAATATTAGACTATCAAAATATAGTGGGCGTTATGATACTCAGCATCACCAATTCCTGATCCTCTGGATTTATTGTTTTGTGTGGAAGCGTTGATGGGTAATGCATTGTTTCTCCTTCGCTTATTATATATTCTGCTCCATCAACAATAAACACGGCTGATCCCTTTAGTACATAGTAAAATTCTTCACCCTCGTGAGAAGTTTCTTCACTCTCGTAGAAATTGGGTTTCATTGTTACTAATACACCCTCTAATTTTCTGTTTTCAAATTTCCCACTTAGCCTAATATAGCTGATAAATGACTTTTCAAGTCTTAGTAATATTTGATTGTCCTTCTTATTAACAAAGCTTGTCTTATCATCAACATCTACTAAGTCTCTCAAAGAAACGTCAAGGGCATTGGCAATACTCTTCAATGATACTATTGTCATTGATGAGATACCTCTTTCAACTTGTGACAGAAAACTAACCGATAAATTAGTTTTTTCGCTTAACTCCTTTAATGTCATATTTTTTTCTAATCTACGTTTTCTGATTTCTTTACTAATATTATCCACTGTCTTTTGTTCCACTTCGCCCTCTCCTTTTTCATATTACTTCATTTTTTCACTGTCACTTAAATTTTATAATTTTCAGTGAATTTTGTCAACTATTATTTAAATATTACACTATTAAAAATTTCACTACTTTTTTATTTGTTTCTGCATTGAATTCACACTAGAAA containing:
- a CDS encoding cupin domain-containing protein — its product is MHFTRNKDFISEDFGSYIIVTAVENSSNGKVIKMGKATLKPGSRIPAEGATFHENDEFSFVVKGKVAIGTENGLSNLDTGDISFVPKAEKHWSINEGDTDCELVWVLVE
- a CDS encoding XRE family transcriptional regulator, whose translation is MEQKTVDNISKEIRKRRLEKNMTLKELSEKTNLSVSFLSQVERGISSMTIVSLKSIANALDVSLRDLVDVDDKTSFVNKKDNQILLRLEKSFISYIRLSGKFENRKLEGVLVTMKPNFYESEETSHEGEEFYYVLKGSAVFIVDGAEYIISEGETMHYPSTLPHKTINPEDQELVMLSIITPTIF